The following coding sequences are from one Onychomys torridus chromosome 14, mOncTor1.1, whole genome shotgun sequence window:
- the Lrfn5 gene encoding leucine-rich repeat and fibronectin type-III domain-containing protein 5, which yields MEKFLFCLFLIGIAVRAQICPKRCVCQILSPNLATLCAKKGLLFVPPNIDRRTVELRLADNFVTNIKRKDFANMTSLVDLTLSRNTISFITPHAFADLRNLRALHLNSNRLTKITNDMFSGLSNLHHLILNNNQLTLISSTAFDDVFALEELDLSYNNLETIPWDAVEKMVSLHTLSLDHNMIDNIPKGTFSHLHKMTRLDVTSNKLQKLPPDPLFQRAQVLATSGIISPSTFALSFGGNPLHCNCELLWLRRLSREDDLETCASPALLTGRYFWSIPEEEFLCEPPLITRHTHEMRVLEGQRATLRCKARGDPEPAIHWISPEGKLISNATRSLVYDNGTLDILITTVKDTGAFTCIASNPAGEATQTVDLHIIKLPHLLNSTNHIHEPDPGSSDISTSTKSGSNASSSNGDTKMSQDKIVVAEATSSTALLKFNFQRNIPGIRMFQIQYNGTYDDTLVYRMIPPTSKTFLVNNLASGTMYDLCVLAIYDDGITSLTATRVVGCIQFTTEQDYVRCHFMQSQFLGGTMIIIIGGIIVASVLVFIIILMIRYKVCNNNGHHKVTKVSNVYSQTNGAQMQGCSVTLPQSMSKQAMGHEENAQCCKVASDNVIQSSDTCSSQDSSTATSALPPTWTSSASVSQKQKRKTSTKPSAEPQSDAVTNAESQNTNRNNSTALQLASCPPATVTEGPTSQRAQTKPNALLTNVDQNVQETQRLESI from the exons ATGGAAAAATTCCTTTTTTGCCTGTTTCTCATTGGCATAGCTGTGCGAGCTCAGATCTGTCCAAAGCGTTGTGTCTGTCAGATTTTGTCTCCTAATCTTGCAACTCTTTGTGCCAAGAAAGGGCTTCTGTTTGTTCCACCAAACATTGACAGAAGAACTGTGGAGCTACGGTTGGCAGACAACTTTGTTACAAACATCAAGAGGAAAGATTTCGCCAATATGACCAGCTTGGTGGACCTGACTCTATCCAGGAATACAATAAGTTTTATTACACCCCATGCTTTTGCTGATCTACGAAATTTAAGAGCATTGCATTTGAATAGCAACAGATTGACTAAAATTACAAATGATATGTTCAGTGGGCTTTCCAATCTCCATCATTTGATATTGAACAACAATCAGCTGACTTTAATTTCTTCCACAGCATTCGACGATGTTTTTGCTCTGGAGGAGCTGGACCTGTCCTATAATAATCTAGAAACAATCCCCTGGGATGCTGTAGAAAAGATGGTGAGCTTGCACACTCTTAGTTTGGATCACAACATGATTGACAATATTCCTAAGGGAACGTTCTCCCACTTGCACAAGATGACTCGACTAGATGTAACATCGAATAAGTTACAAAAGCTGCCCCCTGACCCTCTCTTTCAGCGAGCACAGGTGCTGGCCACCTCAGGAATCATAAGTCCATCGACTTTTGCATTGAGTTTCGGTGGGAACCCCTTGCATTGCAATTGTGAGCTGTTGTGGCTGAGGCGGTTGTCCAGAGAAGATGACCTCGAGACCTGTGCTTCTCCTGCACTTTTAACTGGCCGTTATTTTTGGTCAATTCCCGAAGAAGAGTTTTTGTGTGAGCCTCCGCTCATTACTCGTCATACACACGAGATGCGAGTCTTGGAGGGTCAAAGGGCAACGCTGAGGTGCAAAGCTAGAGGAGACCCTGAACCTGCTATTCACTGGATTTCTCCTGAAGGGAAACTTATTTCAAATGCAACAAGATCTCTGGTGTATGATAATGGAACACTTGACATCCTTATAACAACGGTAAAAGATACAGGTGCTTTTACCTGTATTGCTTCCAATCCTGCAGGGGAAGCAACACAAACCGTGGATCTTCATATAATTAAACTCCCTCACCTACTAAACAGTACCAATCATATCCACGAGCCTGATCCTGGTTCTTCAGATATCTCCACGTCTACTAAGTCAGGTTCAAACGCTAGCAGTAGCAACGGTGATACTAAAATGAGTCAAGACAAAATTGTGGTGGCAGAAGCCACTTCCTCAACAGCACtccttaaatttaattttcaaagaaatattccAGGAATTCGGATGTTTCAAATCCAGTACAATGGTACTTATGATGACACCCTTGTTTACAG AATGATACCTCCTACGAGCAAAACGTTTCTGGTCAATAATCTGGCTTCAGGAACTATGTATGACTTGTGTGTATTGGCCATATATGATGATGGCATCACTTCCCTCACTGCCACAAGAGTCGTGGGCTGCATCCAGTTTACTACAGAACAGGATTACGTCCGTTGCCACTTTATGCAGTCCCAGTTTTTGGGTGGAACCATGATTATTATCATTGGTGGAATCATTGTTGCCTCTGTGTTGGTTTTCATCATCATATTAATGATCCGGTATAAGGTCTGTAACAACAACGGGCACCACAAAGTCACCAAGGTTAGCAACGTTTATTCTCAAACTAACGGGGCTCAGATGCAAGGGTGCAGTGTCACACTGCCCCAGTCCATGTCCAAACAAGCCATGGGCCATGAAGAGAATGCCCAGTGCTGTAAAGTTGCCAGTGACAATGTGATTCAGTCTTCAGACACATGTTCAAGCCAGGACTCCTCCACCGCTACCTCTGCTTTGCCTCCTACCTGGACTTCAAGTGCATCTGTGTCTCAAAAGCAGAAACGAAAGACCAGTACGAAGCCAAGTGCTGAGCCGCAGAGCGACGCTGTCACAAATGCTGAGTCCCAGAACACTAACAGGAACAACTCAACTGCCTTGCAGTTAGCTAGCTGCCCTCCTGCCACTGTCACAGAGGGGCCCACTTCTCAAAGAGCACAAACCAAGCCAA ATGCTTTGCTGACTAATGTTGACCAGAATGTCCAGGAAACACAG AGGCTGGAGTCCATATGA